Part of the Cottoperca gobio chromosome 1, fCotGob3.1, whole genome shotgun sequence genome, TTTCTGAAATACAACAAACTCGTCGTACCTGTAACTCAGTACGGCggcaaataaaatgtgtaaccCGAGAATCATTTGCTCTCTCAGCTGTGGGACCTGCTGATGCCGACAGTCAAACTGGAGTCGAGGATAACGAAACAGTGGGGAGACATCGGCTTTCAAGGAGATGACCCCAAGACTGACTTCAGAGGAATGGGCATGCTGGGCCTCATCAACCTTGTGTGAGTCCTCAATGAATAGAGACATTTATTAACTACGTGATAAAGAAATGTAGATAATAGAATATCAGTACAGATCATGGAGACTATAACCATCTACTGTCCGAACACTATCACCAAACATAAGGAACCTCAGATACAGAAAGATGACCAAAGCAAATCAAACAGCTGTGCGTCAATAGGAGCCTGAAAATTCAATCAGTCAGCTGGACTTCATACTTGCATCCTACATTAAACCGATAAAAACTGCCGTAAAAGTTATTACATACATTATTATCACAAATGAATAATATGTATCCAGATACATACTCGCGTCACCATCTATTTTCTTTGTTTAGATGATTTTCACACACAATCAGCGCCATATTTAGAACCGTACACTTGGaaaaaaatgcctttttaaacattaaaccgGGTTCATCTGTGTGAagtcatgcatgtgtgtttacgTCTCGCAGTCTAGTAGCCTGTACTGTAACGAGCCGCTAGCCttaagcagagatgaggagtgGGCTACATAGAGATCTGGTAAACTCACTgctttctaactccacacccccagatttttaaatttcaaacttgtagtcttcagcaTCTTTTTACGCAATTCAGCTTGTTTACGATTATTGAGCATAATCTCATTTGTAGATTAAACCGTCAGGTGTAAGCAAAGTATAGGACTGTTTTACGGTAAACAATAATTATACGCAAATATTTTTGTTACAGTTTCTTCAGTGAAAACTACACAGAGGAGGCTCGTCAGGTGTTGTCTCATGCAAACCATCCTAAACTAGGGTAAGAGacattcatacatgttttaatatctGCATAGTTCTGTTGTCAGTATTGTGACAAAAGCTTGATGTCACACTTCAGGTATTCATATGCCATCGTTGGGATCAACTTGACGGAGATGGCCTACAGCCTCCTGAAGAGCGGAGGTTTGAAACCCCATTTCTACAACACAGTACTGGGCACAGCTGAGCTCCGGCACTTTCATCAGCTTTACTGTGAGTAAAacattgttcctttttttttggatCTGCGAGAAAAATGCAAAACTGAATTTATCTAATAGAAAgtgtctgttttcttctcttccagGTTATCTGGCGTATGAATTTGATAAATTCTGGGTGGCAGAAGAACCAGAAAGCATCATGCACTTCaatcagtacagagagaaattCCATAACATAGTCAAGACACATCTACAGGACCCCGACGTCACCCTCACATTAACTGTCCGTTCTAAAAACTAATTCAACTAATTATTCAGAAATATTCCCTCACATCTTCATGGCCCCTGACGTTATTGACGTCATAATCAATGCcgaacattaaaaacaaaactcatgCTGAAGCTGGTTAGGCAAATGGATCCTCTTATATTTGGTTTTGTAGTTCATTAGTCACTCTCTTGTTACAGTGAGAGTTAAGGGTTTTAAAAAATAGGGCACAAATCTAACACCTTTATACCTCAAAAATAACCATTCCAGAGTTTAATTCACCTTTTGTGACGGGGGACATGAGAGCtgcggaggaggaggactgcAGAGATAACAGGGTTGGTCTTTTGTGACGATTGAAGCACTTTCAGTGAGCGAGCAGCCAAAATGTTGCAGTTATAAGACGattatataaaaaaggaaagaaatggtGATTAACTAGCATATTTGTAGCTGTcgtgtttgtatttatgtaagCAACACTTATGTGTTCTCACAGTTGTCCCGCTCAGGAATTAGATTTTTCTGTCCTAAACttgtgcatgtttttatgtgtcCCTGTCGACGGCGTCTTTATTCTGTAATATAGATGACGTGGAACTCAAAATGGTTGTTTGCTCTCTGTTTTCATAAATGTGTCTGAAGACTGCATTTTTATtacctgttgttgtttttatgctgtGATTTGCTTTTGAGGAAGTTATGTACTAATCTGACTCGGTTATTAAATACACGTTctaatgttttaacatttggTTTTGTGTGATGGAAGTGACGGCACAAGTTAATAAGTAAAACAAGTCAAATATATTTAGATTATATATAAATCTGgttgacattttattatagGCTCCGGTATTATGTAAAGGTGCTGTAAGCTGCCTCAAATGTATAATTGGCAGATCTTAAAGTGCAAACTTCCCAAACCACCCAAACGTCAGCACCATTCACTCCCATTCAATTTCAAATGGGTTCATAATGAAAAGTGATAAATATAAAGATTGAACTGCATTTCTTTTATACATCAGTTCAACATAAAGTCAAATATTCCTTTTTCAACAAAGGATTTTCTTCTTTGTCGccacaagacaaaaaaagaataaaacaaaaaatgtaaaatgatatTTCTTCTTCGATGTTCCAAGTCAGTGGTTTCAGATTCTCTCAATTTTTGTCCTCAATCCTCTTCTTCGTGATCATCATGGCTCTCTTGATTTGCTCGAATGTGACAAACATCACAACGTTCCACGATCCCAACCTCAGAAATGAGGGCACAAATCTaaagggaaaaaaaataaaagtgagatAAGATAAACCCTTATTGATCCCCAGAGGAGAAAACGAAACAGAAATACGTAcaaataaagagtaaaaataagaattaattaaataagaGCTATATACAACTAGTGTGGGAGTAGAAACTATACAAgagcaattaaaaacaaacttaaaagggaaattaaatatatttatccaATGACCTCAAGTACAAATGTGTGCTGGGGTCAGCCAGGAGGAGCTCACCCTTTGTAGAAAGCCGTCGGCCCCTCCTTTGTCATCATGGTCCAGGCGCAGTTGATGGCGCTCTTGTACTGACCCGGCGGTGAGTTCATATATCTAGTTTTAACCACATCTACTGGGGAAGCGATCACCGTAGTGACAAAGCCTGCACCAAACGCAGATAAGAAGTGGCAAGGCAGGTTGTCTGTGGAGAGAAAGATTGTGAATGAGAGTAACCAGAGGCCTTTTGTTCTGAGCTCAGCAGAATACAACTCGTGTCAGCAGATTGTATAACTTTATGAATGGGGTTATATAAATGATTGagatacatttttgtattaactCCTGTGAGGGGAAATGACACCGTGTACCAGCATGTGGGCCGTTAT contains:
- the elmod2 gene encoding ELMO domain-containing protein 2, which encodes MLGYIWQYVYTSFLRYWLKWFIRQATGKCELQRICGYRPGATRTTKAEYSLRSSKNKVLRGALETNKDHLEQCVDQIMKEKNVKPQKDPLFKESLHICLLQITGNSSLYISVEDLRKEVFNSENQAHEAMLLTLWDLLMPTVKLESRITKQWGDIGFQGDDPKTDFRGMGMLGLINLVFFSENYTEEARQVLSHANHPKLGYSYAIVGINLTEMAYSLLKSGGLKPHFYNTVLGTAELRHFHQLYCYLAYEFDKFWVAEEPESIMHFNQYREKFHNIVKTHLQDPDVTLTLTVRSKN